A genomic region of Deinococcus aerolatus contains the following coding sequences:
- a CDS encoding serine hydrolase domain-containing protein: protein MIPDRTRELLEAAVQTGGLSGAALGVVNAAGERSTLTLGHAQLQPRQIPLEQDGLFDLASLTKPLFTARQVLRAAEQGRLDLDDTVAAHLPELGWMQDTPLKSRTLRELLTHTAGLPAWAPLYTWGEAATIRARLMQEPWAMQPPGEVVYSDLGYMLLGRVLEQLRGHALRDFALDDGLTFAPDPAHSVATEICAWRGRLLRGETHDENAAAQGGVAGHAGLFGTLGGVLAQAELLLRGGWLSAAAQAEATRIQTPGRTLAFVAAQPGWSGGSLASPAAFGHTGFTGTGVWVDPARGLGWTLLTNRVHPTRHGRLDIQGLRRAVGNTLLAAQ from the coding sequence ATGATTCCCGATCGCACGCGCGAGCTGCTGGAAGCCGCGGTTCAGACCGGTGGGCTGTCCGGCGCCGCCCTGGGCGTGGTCAACGCGGCGGGCGAGCGCAGCACCCTGACGCTCGGCCACGCCCAGCTTCAGCCCCGGCAGATCCCACTGGAGCAGGATGGCCTATTCGATCTTGCCAGTCTGACGAAGCCGCTGTTCACCGCGCGTCAGGTGCTGCGCGCCGCTGAACAGGGCCGACTGGATCTGGACGACACGGTGGCCGCGCACCTGCCTGAACTGGGCTGGATGCAGGACACGCCGCTGAAATCCCGCACCCTGCGCGAACTGCTGACACACACGGCGGGGCTGCCGGCCTGGGCGCCGCTCTACACCTGGGGCGAGGCCGCAACGATTCGCGCCCGCCTGATGCAGGAGCCGTGGGCCATGCAGCCGCCGGGAGAGGTGGTGTATTCCGATCTGGGCTACATGCTGCTGGGACGCGTGCTGGAGCAACTGCGGGGCCACGCGCTGCGCGACTTTGCACTGGACGACGGGTTGACCTTTGCCCCGGACCCGGCCCACAGCGTCGCCACCGAGATCTGTGCGTGGCGCGGGCGCCTGCTGCGCGGCGAGACGCACGACGAGAACGCGGCGGCGCAGGGCGGCGTGGCCGGCCACGCGGGGCTGTTCGGCACGCTGGGGGGCGTGCTGGCGCAGGCCGAGCTGCTGCTACGCGGCGGCTGGCTGTCCGCTGCCGCCCAGGCCGAGGCGACGCGGATTCAGACGCCGGGACGCACGCTGGCCTTTGTGGCCGCGCAGCCCGGCTGGAGCGGCGGCAGTCTGGCCAGCCCGGCGGCCTTCGGACACACCGGCTTTACCGGGACCGGGGTGTGGGTGGACCCGGCGCGCGGGCTGGGGTGGACCCTGTTGACCAACCGCGTCCACCCCACCCGCCACGGCCGCCTCGACATTCAGGGGCTGCGGCGGGCGGTGGGCAACACGCTGCTGGCCGCCCAGTAG
- the murQ gene encoding N-acetylmuramic acid 6-phosphate etherase: MTPDPRRTEGVHPDHPDLDRLAVPDLVRVLADDQRGAVTAVQAAAPAIARAVELALPRLERGGRLVYAGAGTSGRLGVLDATELTPTFSWPTERAVPLIAGGSRAIREAVEGAEDDRAAGAADVGAAGVGPDDVLIGIAASGTTPYVLGALDAGRLSGALTVGVSNNPGTPLLAAVDCPVLLDTGPEVISGSTRLKAGTAQKIALNTFSSAVMVRLGKVYGNLMVDVRATNAKLEGRAVRLVCHATGADEASATAALAQSGGSVKTAVVMLLLGVGAAAATARLDAHRGHARAVLEDRTGGQP, encoded by the coding sequence GTGACGCCCGATCCGCGCCGCACCGAGGGCGTCCATCCCGACCACCCGGATCTGGACCGGCTGGCGGTCCCCGACCTGGTGCGTGTGCTGGCCGACGATCAGCGCGGCGCGGTGACGGCGGTGCAGGCCGCGGCACCCGCGATTGCGCGGGCCGTGGAGCTGGCCCTGCCCCGGTTGGAGCGCGGCGGACGGCTGGTCTACGCGGGCGCCGGCACCAGCGGGCGCCTGGGCGTGCTGGACGCCACCGAGCTGACCCCGACGTTCTCGTGGCCCACCGAACGGGCCGTGCCACTGATCGCCGGCGGCAGCCGCGCCATCCGCGAGGCGGTGGAGGGCGCCGAGGATGACCGGGCGGCCGGCGCAGCAGACGTGGGGGCCGCCGGGGTTGGTCCCGACGACGTGCTGATCGGCATTGCCGCCAGTGGTACCACGCCGTACGTGCTGGGCGCCCTGGACGCGGGGCGGCTGTCCGGGGCCCTGACGGTGGGCGTATCGAACAATCCCGGCACGCCGCTGCTGGCGGCGGTGGACTGCCCGGTGCTGCTCGACACCGGCCCGGAAGTGATCAGCGGCAGCACCCGCCTGAAGGCCGGCACCGCTCAGAAGATCGCGCTGAATACCTTTTCCAGCGCCGTGATGGTGCGCCTGGGCAAGGTCTACGGCAACCTGATGGTGGACGTGCGGGCGACCAACGCCAAGCTGGAGGGCCGGGCGGTGCGCCTGGTGTGCCACGCCACCGGGGCCGATGAGGCCAGCGCCACCGCAGCCCTGGCACAGAGCGGCGGAAGCGTCAAGACCGCCGTCGTGATGCTGCTGCTGGGCGTCGGTGCCGCCGCGGCCACGGCCCGCCTGGACGCCCACCGCGGCCACGCCCGCGCCGTGCTGGAAGACCGCACTGGAGGCCAACCATGA
- a CDS encoding GntR family transcriptional regulator produces MSVSTPPWAIVLDSASSLPVYMQVAQGLEQRIHSGDLRRGSALPAERELAASLRVSRVTVRQALALLAQQGLLTRKHGSGTFVTPPSAEERPSRPLGLLSSFSDDVRSRGQVPGARVLSFELARPSPQEAMSLALAPGEQVYRVRRLRTSDGEALAVEYSTLPAALVGELRREDVTDASLYALLGGRGLQPVRAIRHLRAVSADHGLAELLGIAPGAALLATERVSWTQGGRPVEYARAHYRGDRYDFVMELHGDGA; encoded by the coding sequence ATGTCCGTTTCCACGCCACCCTGGGCCATCGTGCTCGACAGTGCCAGCTCCCTGCCGGTCTACATGCAAGTTGCCCAGGGGCTGGAACAGCGGATTCACAGCGGTGACCTGCGCCGGGGCAGCGCCCTGCCCGCCGAGCGCGAGCTGGCCGCCAGTCTGCGCGTGTCGCGCGTGACCGTGCGCCAGGCATTGGCGCTGCTGGCCCAGCAGGGGTTGCTGACGCGCAAGCACGGCAGCGGCACCTTTGTCACGCCGCCCAGCGCCGAGGAGCGCCCCAGCCGCCCCCTGGGGCTGCTCAGCTCGTTTTCCGACGACGTGCGGTCGCGGGGGCAGGTGCCGGGGGCGCGGGTGCTGAGCTTCGAGCTGGCCCGTCCGTCTCCCCAGGAGGCCATGAGCCTGGCCCTGGCGCCCGGCGAGCAGGTGTACCGCGTCCGGCGGCTGCGGACGTCCGATGGCGAGGCGCTGGCGGTGGAGTACAGCACCCTGCCCGCCGCGCTGGTGGGCGAGCTGCGCCGCGAGGACGTGACCGACGCCAGCCTGTATGCCCTGCTGGGCGGCCGGGGGCTGCAGCCGGTGCGCGCCATCCGGCACCTGCGGGCCGTCAGCGCCGATCACGGGCTGGCCGAGCTGCTGGGTATCGCGCCCGGCGCGGCGCTGCTGGCCACCGAGCGGGTGTCGTGGACCCAGGGCGGGCGGCCCGTCGAGTACGCCCGCGCGCATTACCGCGGTGACCGCTACGACTTCGTGATGGAACTGCACGGGGACGGCGCGTGA
- a CDS encoding ABC transporter substrate-binding protein, whose amino-acid sequence MTLALLGGALAAPKKVDGYSSLGVVKGKPGGTLTLALGDSPQSLFYYGVIDNNLGLVSQQMFDGLVEFNYATYKIEPALAESWTISPDGKTYTFKLRQGVKWSDGQAFNADDVVFSYKNIIMNPEARAGDAGNFKLDGKDVTIRKLDANTVQFVLPRPAPAFLLQQRYFIMPQHKLTKFSQDGGAKAADINNAWPTNVAVSEVVGTGPFKLSGYIAGQKVSLVKNPNYWKVDASGTQLPYLNALEFLVIRDPQAQVAQFLAGNLDQLNISGAQFPDLKSKEVAGAPFKVIRSTALFGSPPFVAYNFDAKNAALSKLFSDARFRRAMQFAVDRERVIDTVYNGLASLPGHGVAPVNTQWYTNTKAQLGNFDLAAAGKALDALGVKDTDGNGVRNVPGGKDLEIDLTYGTDSVVYPAIATILQNDFKKLGVKVNLKGILSSKLLSTGLAGDYEMIVHAFGDQPDPELRKPIWQPGGALYYWHRSTQPTQDGGKPNTAKMAGWEKEIYNIFEDAATTTSASQRKALYTRWQLLFAQNLPVTPIAKPENIGAVSNKFGNYVYNLGVIPGYNPLPLMYQK is encoded by the coding sequence ATGACCCTGGCGCTGCTGGGCGGCGCGCTGGCCGCCCCCAAGAAGGTGGACGGCTATAGTTCGCTGGGCGTGGTCAAGGGCAAGCCCGGCGGCACCCTGACCCTGGCGCTGGGCGACAGCCCCCAGAGCCTGTTCTATTACGGCGTGATCGACAACAACCTGGGCCTGGTGTCGCAGCAGATGTTCGACGGCCTGGTGGAGTTCAACTACGCCACCTATAAGATCGAGCCCGCGCTGGCCGAAAGCTGGACCATCAGCCCGGACGGCAAGACCTACACCTTCAAGCTGCGTCAGGGCGTCAAGTGGAGCGACGGCCAGGCCTTCAACGCCGACGACGTGGTGTTCTCCTACAAGAACATCATCATGAACCCCGAGGCCCGCGCGGGCGACGCCGGCAACTTCAAGCTCGACGGCAAGGACGTGACCATCAGGAAGCTGGACGCCAACACCGTGCAGTTTGTCCTGCCGCGCCCCGCACCCGCCTTCTTGCTGCAGCAGCGCTACTTCATCATGCCGCAGCACAAGCTGACCAAGTTCTCTCAGGACGGCGGGGCCAAGGCAGCCGACATCAACAACGCCTGGCCCACCAACGTGGCCGTCAGCGAGGTGGTGGGCACCGGACCGTTCAAGCTCAGCGGCTACATCGCGGGCCAGAAGGTCAGCCTGGTCAAGAACCCCAACTACTGGAAGGTGGACGCCAGCGGCACCCAGCTGCCCTATCTGAACGCCCTGGAGTTCCTGGTCATCCGTGACCCGCAGGCGCAGGTGGCGCAGTTCCTGGCCGGCAATCTTGACCAGCTGAACATCAGCGGCGCGCAGTTCCCGGACCTGAAGTCCAAGGAAGTCGCGGGCGCGCCGTTCAAGGTCATTCGCAGCACGGCGCTGTTCGGCAGCCCGCCCTTCGTGGCCTACAACTTCGACGCCAAGAACGCGGCGCTGTCCAAGCTGTTCAGTGACGCACGCTTCCGCCGCGCCATGCAGTTCGCCGTGGACCGCGAGCGCGTGATCGATACCGTGTACAACGGGCTGGCCAGCCTGCCCGGCCACGGCGTCGCGCCGGTCAATACCCAGTGGTACACCAACACAAAAGCGCAGCTGGGCAACTTTGACCTGGCCGCCGCCGGCAAGGCACTCGACGCCCTGGGCGTCAAGGACACCGACGGCAACGGCGTGCGCAACGTGCCCGGCGGCAAGGACCTGGAAATCGACCTGACCTACGGCACCGACAGCGTGGTATATCCGGCCATCGCCACCATCTTGCAAAACGACTTCAAGAAGCTGGGCGTCAAGGTCAACCTCAAGGGCATCCTGAGCAGCAAGCTGCTGTCCACCGGTCTGGCGGGCGACTACGAGATGATCGTGCACGCCTTCGGCGACCAGCCGGACCCCGAGCTGCGCAAGCCCATCTGGCAGCCGGGCGGCGCACTGTACTACTGGCACCGCAGCACGCAGCCCACGCAGGACGGCGGCAAACCCAACACCGCCAAGATGGCCGGCTGGGAAAAAGAGATCTACAACATCTTCGAAGACGCCGCGACGACCACCTCGGCCAGTCAGCGCAAGGCGCTGTACACCCGCTGGCAGCTGCTGTTCGCGCAGAACCTGCCGGTCACGCCCATCGCCAAACCTGAGAACATCGGCGCGGTGAGCAACAAGTTCGGCAACTATGTCTACAACCTCGGCGTCATTCCGGGCTACAACCCCTTGCCGCTGATGTACCAGAAGTAA
- a CDS encoding ABC transporter permease, which translates to MLSYVLRRILGMVPTLLLISVVCFTVIQLQPGSFLDQYLEDPRVTKETVETITRQLGLDQPLWVQYLTWMKGIVTQGDFGYSFVNGRPVSSLIWERLGWTVFLAVLTLIVSWAIAIPLGIYTAINRYGVGATITNFLGYISLATPDFLVALLLIALVLNTGGTNVGGLFSPEYIGAPWSWAKVGDLLGHLWIPMIAIGLEGVAGLMRQMRASMLDVIGQDYVRTARAKGLAGQAVLWRHAVRNAVNPLISLAGLSLPSLISGTIIASIVLNLPTIGPFLYDSLLNKDQYVAMTLLLFSALLLLIGNLLSDVALAWADPRVRFE; encoded by the coding sequence ATGCTGAGTTACGTGCTGCGACGCATTCTGGGCATGGTGCCCACGCTGCTGCTGATTAGCGTCGTGTGCTTCACCGTGATCCAGCTGCAGCCGGGCTCGTTTCTGGACCAGTACCTGGAAGACCCGCGCGTGACCAAGGAAACGGTGGAGACCATCACTCGGCAGCTGGGCCTGGACCAGCCGCTGTGGGTGCAGTACCTGACCTGGATGAAGGGCATCGTGACCCAGGGCGATTTCGGGTATTCCTTCGTTAACGGCCGCCCGGTGTCCAGCCTGATCTGGGAGCGCCTGGGTTGGACGGTGTTCCTAGCCGTGCTGACCCTGATCGTGTCGTGGGCGATCGCCATTCCGCTGGGCATCTACACCGCCATCAACCGCTACGGCGTCGGCGCCACCATTACCAACTTCCTGGGCTACATCAGCCTGGCCACGCCGGATTTTCTGGTGGCGCTGCTGCTGATCGCGCTGGTCCTGAACACCGGCGGAACCAACGTGGGCGGGCTGTTCAGTCCGGAGTACATCGGCGCGCCCTGGAGCTGGGCCAAGGTGGGTGACCTGCTGGGCCACCTGTGGATTCCCATGATCGCCATCGGCCTGGAGGGCGTCGCAGGCCTGATGCGCCAGATGCGCGCCTCGATGCTGGACGTGATCGGGCAGGACTACGTCCGCACCGCACGCGCCAAGGGGCTGGCCGGACAGGCGGTGCTGTGGCGTCACGCCGTGCGCAACGCGGTCAACCCGCTGATCAGCCTCGCGGGCCTGAGCCTGCCCAGCCTGATCTCGGGAACCATCATCGCCTCGATCGTGCTGAATCTGCCGACCATCGGGCCGTTCCTGTACGACAGCCTCTTGAACAAGGACCAGTACGTTGCGATGACCCTGCTGCTGTTCAGCGCCCTGCTGCTGTTGATCGGAAACCTGCTGTCCGACGTGGCGCTGGCCTGGGCCGATCCCCGCGTGAGGTTCGAATGA
- a CDS encoding ABC transporter permease: protein MTASGTMTAPPPSHEVRQSPLALALRRFRRNRIGVISAWVLAAMYTIALLAGFLAPYSITAQHEDFPFQRPQPIHVVHDGQLTRPFVYGFKKTRDPVTFLSTFAPDTSRPLPILFFVKGEDPLESRYNFLGVFKSQWHLFGVKDGFYFPLGTDKFGRDLFSRMLVGSQVSLTVGVIGILISFTIGIVLGGISGYFGGWIDNLIQRLVEVLLSFPRLPILLALSTIIPARWPSTWVYLGIVAVLALIGWAGLARVIRGQVMSARTVDYVQAARAIGSSDLRVILRHIMPNLSSFLIVTATLALPGYILGESALSFLGLGIKEPMTSWGLLLKDAQSFETLNLYPWLLLPGVMIVLSVLAFNFMGDALRDAADTQSR, encoded by the coding sequence ATGACCGCTTCCGGCACCATGACCGCGCCGCCCCCCTCGCACGAGGTCCGGCAGTCCCCGCTGGCCCTGGCACTCAGGCGCTTTCGCCGCAACCGCATCGGGGTGATCAGCGCGTGGGTGCTGGCCGCGATGTACACCATCGCGCTGCTGGCCGGCTTTCTGGCCCCGTACTCCATCACCGCCCAGCACGAGGACTTTCCCTTCCAGCGCCCGCAGCCGATTCACGTCGTTCACGACGGACAGCTGACCCGGCCCTTTGTCTACGGTTTTAAAAAGACCCGCGATCCGGTGACGTTCCTGAGCACCTTCGCGCCCGACACCAGCAGGCCGCTGCCGATCCTGTTCTTCGTCAAGGGTGAGGACCCGCTGGAGTCGCGCTACAACTTCCTGGGCGTCTTCAAGAGCCAGTGGCACCTGTTCGGCGTCAAGGACGGCTTTTACTTCCCGCTGGGCACCGACAAGTTCGGGCGCGACCTGTTCTCGCGCATGCTGGTGGGCTCGCAGGTCAGCCTGACGGTGGGCGTGATCGGCATTCTGATCTCGTTTACCATCGGCATCGTGCTGGGCGGCATCAGCGGGTACTTCGGCGGCTGGATCGACAACCTGATCCAGCGGCTGGTGGAGGTGCTGCTGTCGTTCCCGCGCCTGCCGATCCTGCTGGCGCTGTCCACCATCATTCCGGCCCGCTGGCCCAGCACCTGGGTCTACCTGGGCATCGTGGCGGTGCTGGCGCTGATCGGCTGGGCCGGGCTGGCGCGGGTGATTCGCGGGCAGGTGATGAGCGCGCGCACCGTGGACTACGTGCAGGCGGCGCGCGCCATCGGCTCCAGCGACCTGCGGGTGATCTTGCGCCACATCATGCCCAACCTCAGTTCGTTCCTGATCGTGACCGCCACGCTGGCGCTGCCCGGCTACATCCTGGGCGAGAGCGCGCTGAGCTTTCTGGGGCTGGGCATCAAGGAACCGATGACCAGCTGGGGCCTGCTGCTCAAGGACGCCCAGAGTTTCGAGACCCTCAACCTGTACCCGTGGCTGCTGCTGCCCGGCGTGATGATCGTGCTGTCGGTGCTGGCCTTCAATTTCATGGGCGACGCCCTGCGCGACGCGGCCGACACCCAGAGCCGCTGA
- a CDS encoding HD-GYP domain-containing protein: MLFANHQLSRADATADESDLSAAQTSLAYRLTAERQASEMCEAALRVLGLALEARDGETKGHTDRVTALAVRMAQALGWSPSQTRALRWGSYLHDIGKMIIPDAVLLKPGALDNAERAVMRSHVEEGVKFAGSLGFLPETALQVVRDHHERWDGRGYPAGKSGGEISLAGRLFALCDVYDALTNERPYKAAWTSKAALSEIEAQAGQHFDPGLTRMFVALLSVEGDYCCGPRLS, from the coding sequence ATGCTGTTCGCCAACCATCAGTTGAGCCGCGCTGACGCCACGGCCGACGAGAGCGACCTCAGCGCGGCGCAGACCAGCCTGGCGTATCGCCTGACCGCCGAACGTCAGGCCAGCGAGATGTGTGAGGCTGCGCTGCGGGTGCTGGGCCTAGCACTGGAAGCCCGCGACGGCGAGACCAAGGGCCATACCGACCGGGTCACAGCCCTGGCGGTGCGGATGGCGCAGGCCCTGGGCTGGTCGCCGTCCCAAACGCGGGCGCTGCGCTGGGGCTCGTACCTGCACGACATCGGCAAGATGATCATTCCCGACGCGGTGCTGCTCAAGCCCGGCGCCCTGGACAACGCGGAACGGGCCGTGATGCGCTCACATGTCGAGGAGGGGGTCAAGTTTGCCGGCTCCCTGGGGTTTTTGCCAGAAACGGCCTTGCAGGTCGTCCGCGACCATCACGAACGCTGGGACGGGCGCGGTTACCCGGCCGGCAAATCAGGGGGTGAGATCAGTCTGGCGGGCCGGCTGTTCGCGCTGTGCGACGTGTACGACGCCCTGACCAACGAGCGGCCCTACAAGGCGGCGTGGACGTCCAAAGCGGCGCTTTCCGAGATCGAGGCCCAGGCCGGACAGCACTTCGATCCGGGTCTGACCCGGATGTTTGTGGCGCTCCTCAGTGTGGAAGGCGATTATTGCTGCGGCCCCCGCCTGTCCTGA
- a CDS encoding IS1 family transposase translates to MNGLECPQCGAVRIVKNGHAHTGRQRYLCRICTYQFTLDHIRPPVCAEHVDWVDRLLSDRVPHREICRVVGVSRTWLRRHLDARIEGAPHCSPPPSR, encoded by the coding sequence ATGAACGGTCTGGAGTGTCCGCAATGCGGCGCCGTCCGCATCGTCAAAAATGGTCATGCCCACACCGGCAGGCAGCGCTATCTGTGCCGGATCTGCACCTATCAGTTTACCCTGGATCACATCCGCCCGCCGGTTTGCGCCGAGCACGTCGACTGGGTGGACCGGCTGCTGTCCGACCGTGTCCCCCACCGGGAAATCTGCCGGGTGGTGGGGGTCAGCCGGACATGGTTGCGCCGTCACCTCGACGCCCGCATTGAAGGGGCGCCCCACTGCTCTCCCCCGCCGTCCCGCTAA
- a CDS encoding ABC transporter permease, producing the protein MSALTAARPARRRVVGILARLLRDPLGLFGLLLTVVVILLAVFARQLFPTGPLEQDILGRLGNPSLTHLLGTDQFGRDTLARILYGYRASLGVAVGAVGVALTVGGTLGILAAYLGGWFDRVVMRVMDVLLAFPVILLAIGVVAVLGQGSFNTALAIGVVYIPAFARLLRGPALVLKSSEYVSAAQALGASDGRIVFRHILPNIVAVVLVQTSLALSTAILVEASLSFLGLGTRPPEPSLGLMLSEARTFLTLQPWPAVFSGLAILIASLGFNLLGDSLRDILDPRLRGQA; encoded by the coding sequence ATGAGCGCGTTGACGGCGGCCCGCCCCGCCCGGCGACGGGTCGTCGGCATTCTCGCCCGGCTGCTGCGCGATCCACTGGGTCTGTTCGGGCTGCTGCTCACGGTGGTGGTCATCCTGCTGGCGGTATTTGCACGTCAGCTGTTTCCCACCGGTCCGCTGGAACAGGACATTCTGGGGCGGCTGGGCAACCCCTCGCTCACGCACCTGCTGGGCACCGACCAGTTCGGGCGAGACACCCTGGCACGCATCCTCTACGGCTACCGCGCCTCGCTGGGCGTGGCGGTGGGCGCGGTGGGGGTGGCCCTGACGGTGGGCGGGACCCTGGGCATTCTGGCGGCGTATCTGGGCGGCTGGTTTGACCGCGTCGTGATGCGCGTGATGGACGTGCTGCTGGCGTTCCCGGTGATTCTGCTGGCCATCGGTGTGGTGGCGGTGCTGGGCCAGGGCAGTTTCAACACCGCGCTGGCCATTGGCGTGGTCTACATTCCCGCCTTTGCCCGGCTGCTGCGCGGTCCAGCCCTGGTGCTCAAGAGCAGCGAGTACGTCAGCGCCGCGCAGGCCCTGGGTGCCAGCGACGGCCGCATCGTGTTCCGGCACATTCTGCCCAACATCGTGGCGGTGGTGCTGGTGCAGACCTCGCTGGCGCTGTCCACCGCCATTCTGGTGGAAGCCTCCCTGTCTTTTCTGGGGCTGGGCACCCGTCCGCCAGAACCCAGCCTGGGCCTGATGCTCTCGGAGGCGCGCACCTTTCTGACCTTGCAGCCGTGGCCCGCCGTGTTCAGCGGCCTCGCCATTCTGATCGCCTCGCTGGGGTTCAACCTGCTGGGCGACAGCCTGCGAGACATCCTTGATCCCCGGTTGCGCGGACAGGCATAA
- a CDS encoding ABC transporter permease, producing MLNYALRRLLDLLVVLFGVSVLVFLMIRLIPGDAVQILLGANTEVTPEQITELRGKLGLDQPLLTQYAGWLSAALRGNLGQSVWTGAPVSGEILSRLPVTLELTVLPLLLATTLAVPLGMLTAASHNSRLEQVIRFFTIAGITTPAFWLGTLFIYLAFVIAPGWPTIGYVPFRDDPAGHLSRMILPTVALALPMLAGLVRILRSSLLEVLGQDFIRTARSKGLTERSVLYRHALRNAMVPLLTVLGIQAGYLFGGAIVVEQVFAIPGFGRLVVGAINERNYALVQGAILIVTAGFVLINFVVDLLYAVVDPRVEYG from the coding sequence GTGCTGAACTACGCGCTGCGGCGGCTGCTGGACCTGCTGGTGGTGTTGTTCGGCGTGTCGGTACTGGTGTTCCTGATGATCCGGCTGATTCCCGGTGACGCCGTGCAGATTCTGCTGGGCGCCAACACCGAGGTCACGCCGGAGCAGATTACGGAGTTGCGCGGCAAGCTGGGCCTGGATCAACCGCTGCTGACGCAGTACGCAGGCTGGCTGTCTGCGGCGCTGCGCGGCAACCTGGGTCAGAGCGTCTGGACCGGCGCACCGGTGTCCGGCGAGATTCTGTCGCGCTTGCCGGTCACGCTGGAGCTGACCGTGCTGCCCCTGCTGCTGGCCACCACGCTGGCGGTGCCGCTGGGCATGCTCACCGCCGCGTCACACAATTCCAGACTCGAGCAGGTGATCCGCTTTTTCACCATCGCCGGCATCACCACGCCCGCCTTCTGGCTGGGCACGCTGTTCATCTACCTGGCCTTCGTGATTGCGCCGGGCTGGCCCACCATCGGGTACGTGCCGTTCAGGGACGATCCGGCCGGCCACCTCTCGCGCATGATCCTGCCGACAGTGGCGCTGGCGCTGCCCATGCTGGCGGGGCTGGTCCGCATTCTGCGGTCCTCGCTGCTGGAGGTGCTGGGCCAGGATTTCATCCGCACGGCGCGCTCCAAGGGGCTGACCGAGCGGAGCGTGCTGTACCGCCACGCCCTGCGGAACGCGATGGTGCCGCTGCTGACCGTCCTGGGCATCCAGGCGGGCTACCTGTTCGGCGGGGCCATCGTGGTGGAGCAGGTCTTTGCCATTCCCGGGTTCGGGCGCCTTGTCGTGGGGGCCATCAACGAGCGCAACTACGCGCTGGTGCAGGGGGCCATCCTGATCGTAACCGCAGGATTCGTGCTGATCAATTTCGTGGTGGACCTGCTGTACGCGGTGGTTGACCCACGCGTGGAGTACGGATGA